The genomic stretch TCCCATATACTTGGAGGCCTTGGAGTGAGGGCTTTGTGGTCTGGCATACATGTGCATGTCGCGGAACACATTCCCAAAAGCCGCGTGCATCGCAACGCTAACGCTCCTCGCATCCGGACTCTTCACcacaatcttcttgacgaGCCCACGACTCCTCAGACGCCAGTCTGCAACGCCCTTGTCGCCGCATGCCCTGGGTAGGAGCCATTCTACCTCGCGGTCGTGCGCAGCCCAGTCTTCTAAGAAAGGAGATTGAGCTCGGGATCTGGACGTGCTAAGTGTCATGGGGAGCTGAGTCCAATCATCCTCATTGTCACTATTAAGAGCAGCCTTGAACTGGTTGATAGGCTGCCAGAGCCTTCCGAGTGGGAAGGGCATAAAGACGACTTCCACTTCCCAAGCGTGATTCCAAGAAGGGATGACTGATTGAAGTTGATCGACTTGGGCTTGTAGGGACTGGAGCTGGCTGTAAACCTCCTGCGAGTAACCTGGGCGGTTGGCGGCACTGGAGGTGATCGAGGCATCCTCGCTGGGGGTGACAGCATCATCTAGATGGTCATCATTTGTGCTGTCATTGTCAAGGACACGTTTCTCAATATCTTCGATTTTGTTCTCCAGCTCAATAACACGAATATCCATGAGCTCATAATTGTCATTGCACTCTTCGTGAGCATTATCCGAGAAAGAGGCGGTCTCCAGCTTGTCAAGTCGTTCTGAGTGGGTGTCGACTATGTCCGTAAGATTCTTCAATGTCTCGGTAGATGTGGCCTGGGATgatgcggcagcggcagcaacagcacgAGGTTCGATCTGGGTGGTAGCAGTGTCCGGTCTTGGAGTAGACTCCTCATCCGTAGTTATGAATGCAAATGATTCTTCGATACCCTGAGTCTTTTGCTGTAAGAGTGACTCTGGCAAGCTGGGATGTTCAATTGACTGCATTGGGACAAGCGATGgattgttgctgctgagagTATGCAAGCCTATCCCGCCAAAGGGTCTCAGATACTTGGCGTGTATAGAAGAGTTGTTGGAGGTCGTCTGAGACATGAGACTCTGGGGAGGAAtagatgctggtgctgtaGGCGATTCCGGTTGAGTATGTCTTACAGGATCAGTCCAGGCCAGAGTATCAGGCATAGAACTAGACGCCTGCTGAGGTGTCGGAACAGCCCCTAGAGAATTGAAATGCTCATCGATGGGCTTTTGGAGGAAAGACAAGGGGCTAGCTCCATTGAAGCTGAGGAGCTCGGATCCAAGCATCGCGGACGCTTCTTTGGTTGAGATGAGATCCAGAACGGGGCTCATGGCGTCCAGTCTCTGAATCGCCTGCAGATTCTCGGTGATTTGTGCGGTGGCGGGCATCGAGATCGTTTCCGCCGGCTGTGGCTGAGGCTGGGAATTGCGAGGGTGATCGTCATGGTAGCACGCATGATGGTTGCACATGCACCAACCAGCTTGATCCAAGAGAGGGCTGCCTGGCTGGGAAGACCAGAAGCGACGGCAGCCGCATCGCGATCCATGGGTACCGGGTGTCAAATCTACATAGTTGCATCCACCGCTAGGCAactgaggaagaggaacagCAGTCCGCACGATTGCAGCGTTTTCATGATGGAGACCG from Trichoderma atroviride chromosome 3, complete sequence encodes the following:
- a CDS encoding uncharacterized protein (EggNog:ENOG41): MASDPFEAAQYSADIFGLHHENAAIVRTAVPLPQLPSGGCNYVDLTPGTHGSRCGCRRFWSSQPGSPLLDQAGWCMCNHHACYHDDHPRNSQPQPQPAETISMPATAQITENLQAIQRLDAMSPVLDLISTKEASAMLGSELLSFNGASPLSFLQKPIDEHFNSLGAVPTPQQASSSMPDTLAWTDPVRHTQPESPTAPASIPPQSLMSQTTSNNSSIHAKYLRPFGGIGLHTLSSNNPSLVPMQSIEHPSLPESLLQQKTQGIEESFAFITTDEESTPRPDTATTQIEPRAVAAAAASSQATSTETLKNLTDIVDTHSERLDKLETASFSDNAHEECNDNYELMDIRVIELENKIEDIEKRVLDNDSTNDDHLDDAVTPSEDASITSSAANRPGYSQEVYSQLQSLQAQVDQLQSVIPSWNHAWEVEVVFMPFPLGRLWQPINQFKAALNSDNEDDWTQLPMTLSTSRSRAQSPFLEDWAAHDREVEWLLPRACGDKGVADWRLRSRGLVKKIVVKSPDARSVSVAMHAAFGNVFRDMHMYARPQSPHSKASKYMGLQSPWVPLRKIHRDSRLRFLGPEEMLTPALWDVQFLNSVMMRTSEPRLFVTHPDAYLQTYEAYESSWTWTRLQEMPPAFDVTESQETPEMNRLEECWAWDEQLDGPLAAQLPSKVPRQEERRVSISPSVEVFPTDRLWSEPTSTPIHRQSIITRSRESVPPFPRTPSAPIHAITHQSASGVIPKRQLSSRGQSRRSSPAILSLPQAGVTKRRQTRDLSGYAPRTPRLTESPPPTPSVFIRQRSRSETPGRGITPARGTTPGDYATPRSMAPLREISMEPEMNFSREQSVAMVDADEAYEGSESSFMSEDDESNNNEGVDIGEREEEKENVSTISAPLGSRLPVSSQSGPQSSSPPQQPRPSSTDNLWPGVQDPGSVNHPNMENIPPPTNGEPIDDNHSDGENIDPNLMDVEHESDHSGPSEYPSTPRGWRDQTSGEIFIHQDERDKKA